The Kaistia defluvii genome has a segment encoding these proteins:
- a CDS encoding DUF805 domain-containing protein — MSLWQLLFSFQGRIARTKFLISIILVNVLLAALELALHKIFSVEIDDSLFWLTVSMINAMFAAFIWAALGVKRLHDRNKSGWWILAIQVVPSLILYPAIEVAQMGGPLATIGTIVATISIVVLLWSWIELVHLRGTRGENRFGPDPLAPTSSTPVSAEPGLA; from the coding sequence ATGAGTTTGTGGCAGTTACTATTTTCATTTCAGGGGCGGATTGCACGAACAAAGTTCCTGATTTCCATAATTCTGGTCAATGTATTATTGGCAGCTCTAGAGCTAGCTCTACACAAGATATTTTCCGTTGAGATCGACGATAGTTTGTTTTGGCTGACGGTAAGCATGATAAACGCAATGTTCGCTGCGTTTATATGGGCTGCTCTCGGCGTCAAACGACTGCACGACAGAAATAAATCTGGCTGGTGGATACTGGCAATTCAAGTTGTCCCATCTCTGATCCTATACCCTGCGATCGAAGTCGCGCAGATGGGCGGTCCGTTGGCCACGATCGGCACAATCGTAGCCACAATCTCCATCGTGGTGCTCCTCTGGTCATGGATTGAGCTTGTCCATTTGCGCGGCACGCGTGGTGAGAACCGCTTCGGCCCGGATCCGCTCGCCCCAACGTCTTCCACACCAGTTTCCGCCGAGCCCGGGCTTGCCTGA
- the dapE gene encoding succinyl-diaminopimelate desuccinylase — protein sequence MHRHDPIRILQDLIRCPSVTPAEGGALAYLDGVLAEAGFTVDRPVFSEVGTPDVENLFATIGSGAPHFVFAGHTDVVPPGDEAHWLHGPFSGDIVDGMLYGRGAVDMKGGIAAFTAAALDFLAESGLKRGTISLLITGDEEGPSINGTVKLLDWAAKKGHRFDAAIVGEPTNPERLGDAIKIGRRGSLSGTITVQGRQGHVAYPHLAVNPIPQLMKLIRRLTAEALDHGNERFDASNLEFIGLDVDNKAWNVIPAEASARFNIRFNDEWNRDTLEAWLRSRLQEAAGNEIDFELELVPTGSASFLTHSDKLIGTLSDAVEASTGRRPALSTSGGTSDARFIKDYCPVVEFGLVGQTMHQIDERVSVADLQTLTAIYRGFLDQYFA from the coding sequence ATGCATCGCCACGACCCAATCCGTATCCTGCAAGACCTCATCCGCTGCCCGTCGGTGACCCCGGCCGAAGGCGGGGCGCTCGCCTATCTGGACGGCGTCCTGGCCGAAGCCGGATTCACCGTCGATCGGCCGGTGTTTTCCGAGGTCGGCACGCCGGACGTGGAAAACCTGTTCGCGACCATCGGCAGCGGCGCGCCGCATTTCGTCTTTGCGGGCCATACCGACGTCGTGCCGCCGGGCGACGAGGCGCATTGGCTGCACGGCCCCTTCTCCGGCGACATTGTCGACGGCATGCTCTATGGCCGCGGCGCGGTTGACATGAAGGGCGGCATTGCCGCCTTTACCGCCGCGGCGCTCGATTTCCTGGCCGAGAGCGGGTTGAAGCGGGGCACCATCTCGCTGCTGATCACCGGCGATGAGGAAGGTCCATCGATCAATGGCACGGTCAAGCTGCTCGACTGGGCAGCCAAGAAGGGCCACCGCTTCGACGCGGCGATCGTCGGCGAGCCGACCAATCCCGAACGGCTGGGCGACGCGATCAAGATCGGCCGGCGCGGCAGCCTTTCCGGCACGATCACCGTGCAGGGACGGCAGGGCCATGTCGCCTATCCGCATCTGGCGGTGAACCCGATCCCGCAGCTGATGAAGCTGATCCGCCGGCTGACGGCGGAGGCGCTCGATCACGGCAATGAGCGCTTTGACGCCTCGAACCTCGAATTCATCGGTCTCGACGTCGACAACAAGGCCTGGAACGTCATCCCGGCCGAGGCCAGCGCCCGTTTCAACATCCGCTTCAACGACGAGTGGAATCGCGACACGCTTGAAGCCTGGCTAAGGAGCCGGCTGCAGGAAGCGGCCGGTAACGAGATCGACTTCGAGCTCGAGCTGGTGCCGACCGGAAGCGCATCGTTCCTGACCCATTCGGACAAGCTGATCGGCACGCTTTCGGACGCGGTCGAGGCTTCGACCGGCCGCCGGCCGGCGCTCTCGACCAGCGGCGGAACCTCGGATGCGCGCTTCATCAAGGACTATTGCCCGGTGGTCGAGTTTGGCCTTGTCGGGCAAACCATGCACCAGATCGACGAACGGGTATCCGTCGCCGATCTCCAGACCCTGACGGCAATCTATCGCGGCTTCCTCGACCAGTATTTTGCGTGA